One Chlamydiota bacterium genomic region harbors:
- a CDS encoding DNA topoisomerase VI subunit B: MPNRRNWIGEHDTMSAKKAAKKPAAKAAAGGENPRGTRAAQARGRRGVKTPHELRENGIALHQEEIAYQMALRQREISVSEFFTKNRHLLGFDNPKKALLTTVKEAVDNSLDACEEAKILPELTVEVRQTGEDRYRVAVEDNGPGIVRSQVPRIFGKLLYGSKFHALKQARGQQGIGISAAGMYGQLTTGQSIRIISRIGPRKPAHYFEIRIDTVKNAPEIVRDEPAEWAPPHGTRVEIDLEARYQRGRQSVEQYLEQVSLANPHVRIVYQGPEGEKAVLARAATQLPREPKQIRPHPYGVELGVLMQMLKTTKARRLRSFLMQDFSRVGGKVAREICAKAGLNETAWPSRIAREESDKLYAALNATKIMSPPTDCLSPIGEELILAALKKGIAAHFYTATTRPPGVYRGNPFQIEVGLAWGGAATAEDDEEGGDAGGQEQLASLVRFANRVPLLYQQSACAITRAVIGTNWRAYGLAQGRGALPSGPLTLMVHMVSVWVPFTSESKEAIAHYPEVMKEIRLGLQEVGRKLKGFLGRRARIADAEKKKAYIEKYLPHIGIALREILKLDKAEEAKVVRILTEILEKSRSIE, from the coding sequence ATGCCGAATCGTCGCAATTGGATCGGGGAACACGACACAATGTCGGCGAAGAAAGCCGCGAAAAAACCGGCCGCGAAAGCAGCCGCGGGCGGGGAAAACCCCCGGGGGACGCGCGCCGCCCAGGCGCGGGGCCGGCGCGGGGTAAAGACCCCGCACGAGCTCCGTGAGAACGGCATCGCCCTCCACCAGGAGGAGATCGCCTACCAGATGGCGCTCCGGCAGCGCGAGATCTCCGTCTCCGAGTTCTTCACGAAGAACCGGCACCTGCTCGGTTTCGACAATCCGAAGAAGGCGCTCCTCACCACGGTCAAGGAGGCGGTGGACAACAGCCTCGACGCGTGCGAGGAGGCCAAGATACTCCCCGAACTCACGGTGGAGGTGCGCCAGACCGGCGAGGACCGGTACCGCGTCGCGGTCGAGGACAACGGCCCCGGGATCGTCAGGAGCCAGGTGCCGCGGATATTCGGCAAGCTCCTCTACGGCTCCAAGTTCCACGCCCTCAAGCAGGCCAGGGGCCAGCAGGGGATCGGCATCTCCGCCGCGGGGATGTACGGCCAGCTCACGACCGGCCAGTCGATTCGGATCATCTCCCGCATCGGCCCGCGGAAGCCCGCCCACTATTTCGAGATCCGCATCGACACGGTGAAGAACGCCCCCGAGATCGTCCGGGACGAACCGGCGGAGTGGGCCCCCCCGCACGGCACGCGGGTCGAGATCGACCTCGAGGCCCGATACCAGCGGGGGCGGCAGTCCGTGGAGCAGTACCTCGAGCAGGTCTCACTCGCCAACCCGCACGTCCGCATCGTCTACCAGGGGCCCGAAGGGGAGAAGGCCGTGCTCGCCCGCGCGGCCACGCAGCTCCCGCGCGAACCCAAGCAGATCCGGCCGCACCCGTACGGGGTGGAGCTCGGGGTGCTGATGCAGATGCTCAAGACGACGAAGGCCAGGCGCCTCCGCTCGTTCCTCATGCAGGACTTCTCCCGGGTCGGCGGGAAGGTCGCGCGGGAGATATGCGCGAAGGCCGGCCTCAACGAGACGGCATGGCCCTCCCGCATCGCGCGCGAGGAGTCCGACAAGCTCTACGCCGCACTCAACGCCACGAAGATAATGAGCCCCCCCACCGACTGCCTCTCCCCGATCGGGGAGGAGCTCATCCTGGCCGCCCTGAAGAAGGGGATCGCGGCGCACTTCTACACCGCCACCACCCGCCCCCCCGGCGTCTACCGCGGCAACCCGTTCCAGATCGAGGTCGGGCTCGCCTGGGGCGGCGCCGCGACCGCGGAGGACGACGAGGAGGGCGGGGACGCGGGGGGGCAGGAACAGCTCGCCAGCCTCGTCCGCTTCGCCAACCGCGTGCCGCTCCTCTACCAGCAGTCGGCCTGCGCCATCACGCGCGCGGTGATCGGGACCAACTGGCGCGCCTACGGCCTCGCGCAGGGACGCGGCGCCCTCCCCTCGGGGCCGCTCACCCTGATGGTGCACATGGTGTCGGTCTGGGTCCCGTTCACCTCCGAGAGCAAGGAGGCGATCGCCCACTATCCGGAGGTCATGAAGGAGATACGTCTCGGCCTCCAGGAGGTGGGGAGGAAGCTCAAGGGGTTCCTCGGCCGGCGCGCCCGGATCGCCGACGCCGAGAAGAAGAAGGCGTATATCGAGAAGTACCTGCCGCACATCGGCATCGCGCTCCGGGAGATCCTGAAGCTCGACAAGGCGGAGGAGGCGAAGGTCGTGCGGATCCTGACGGAGATACTCGAGAAGTCGAGGTCGATCGAATGA
- a CDS encoding DNA topoisomerase IV subunit A, whose protein sequence is MSRRGGKTVNKTSARIAQAARDIYRTVLKKKKPSLNLPIRSLDNVRYNPKTGYFEIGRRKKQRTLTVGTAKTFAQSLKMMSLSNELLRKDDIATKREAYYVSKNWGDARFDEQPESDAVMDDIEAFFEVNREQLGFIPEEKGGEVAGRLVVVDRDAETGKRLKIDCTRFGSGAYSIPISVEELEFQTGARFILAIETAGMFQRLVKHNFWKKADCILVSMGGVPTRACRRFIRRLADERRIPVYAFVDGDPYGITNIYRTLKVGSGNAAHINRFFCVPQARYLGVTPQDIVDYKLQDATHPLKEVDVKRARDALANDPFIRHEKAWQEALEQMIRMGVRVEQQAFAKHNLNYVLDVYLPKKLKNPERFLP, encoded by the coding sequence ATGAGCCGCCGGGGAGGAAAGACGGTGAACAAGACATCCGCCAGGATCGCGCAGGCGGCCCGCGACATCTACCGGACGGTCCTGAAGAAGAAGAAACCGTCCCTCAACCTCCCGATCCGCTCGCTCGACAACGTCCGCTACAACCCGAAAACCGGCTACTTCGAGATCGGGCGGCGCAAAAAGCAGCGGACGCTCACCGTCGGGACCGCCAAGACGTTCGCCCAGTCGCTGAAGATGATGTCCCTCTCCAACGAGCTGCTCCGGAAGGACGATATCGCCACGAAGCGGGAGGCGTACTACGTCTCGAAGAACTGGGGCGACGCGCGGTTCGACGAGCAGCCCGAGTCGGACGCGGTGATGGACGATATCGAGGCGTTCTTCGAGGTCAACCGCGAGCAGCTCGGTTTCATCCCCGAGGAGAAGGGCGGCGAGGTGGCGGGCCGCCTCGTCGTGGTGGACCGCGACGCGGAGACCGGGAAGCGGCTGAAGATCGACTGCACCCGCTTCGGCTCCGGCGCCTACTCGATCCCGATCTCCGTCGAGGAGCTCGAGTTCCAGACCGGCGCCCGCTTCATCCTCGCGATCGAGACCGCCGGGATGTTCCAGCGCCTCGTGAAGCACAACTTCTGGAAGAAGGCGGACTGCATCCTCGTCTCGATGGGCGGGGTCCCCACGCGCGCCTGCCGCCGGTTCATCCGCCGCCTCGCGGACGAGAGGCGCATCCCGGTCTATGCGTTCGTGGACGGCGACCCGTACGGGATCACGAACATCTACCGCACGCTCAAGGTGGGGTCCGGGAACGCCGCCCACATCAACCGCTTCTTCTGCGTCCCGCAGGCGCGCTACCTGGGCGTCACCCCGCAGGACATCGTCGACTACAAGCTCCAGGACGCCACCCATCCGCTCAAGGAGGTGGACGTCAAGCGCGCCAGGGACGCCCTCGCGAACGACCCGTTCATACGGCACGAGAAGGCGTGGCAGGAGGCGCTCGAGCAGATGATCCGGATGGGGGTGAGGGTCGAGCAGCAGGCGTTCGCCAAGCACAACCTCAACTACGTCCTCGACGTCTACCTGCCGAAGAAGCTGAAGAATCCCGAGCGGTTCCTGCCCTGA
- a CDS encoding DUF21 domain-containing protein — protein MPLVDLFLIALMIACNAVFAAYEMALASISQSRIDATVAAGRPGAAEAAYMKGRMEASLVVIQLGITLVGAVAAAVGGAGVEQRLSPLLRDSWGLPAFLAEILGLVLLVIPLTFVTMTVGELIPKMLALRNKELMVLSLSPAMKRLASLVYPVVSLVEAAVTRAVGLISKRVPGPVDERMAGLYELRAAASLGRTSKLLGARGERIVLAAAHLSTHAVRDLMVPAADIYMIPRESSLADALVLAHMDMHTRFPVCARKGEPQTIEGYVNFKDIVMALRINPEDPTVRGITRPLLRLDEGLSVADALERMMMEKAHIALIEGPGRVILGMLTLEDILEELVGEIEDEFDRAMTHVRPYGASWIMGGGVPMTSVGAALGLDWAARYPGGDVPTLSDWCAERAGGPLVGGECIEHDAVRVIPRKFRSGRMLEAIVSRIGAEGPPRDDSR, from the coding sequence ATGCCGCTCGTAGACCTCTTCCTGATCGCCTTGATGATCGCGTGCAACGCCGTCTTCGCCGCCTACGAGATGGCGCTCGCGTCGATCTCCCAGTCCAGGATCGACGCGACCGTCGCCGCGGGCCGCCCGGGCGCCGCCGAGGCGGCGTATATGAAGGGCAGGATGGAGGCGAGCCTCGTCGTCATCCAGCTCGGCATCACCCTCGTCGGGGCGGTCGCCGCCGCCGTCGGCGGGGCCGGGGTCGAGCAGCGGCTCTCCCCGCTGCTGAGGGACTCGTGGGGCCTCCCCGCCTTCCTCGCGGAGATCCTGGGGCTTGTGCTGCTGGTCATCCCCCTGACGTTCGTCACGATGACGGTCGGCGAGCTCATACCCAAGATGCTCGCGCTGCGGAACAAGGAGCTGATGGTCCTCTCGCTCTCGCCGGCGATGAAGCGGCTGGCCTCCCTCGTCTATCCGGTCGTCTCGCTCGTGGAGGCCGCCGTCACGAGGGCGGTGGGCCTCATCTCGAAGAGGGTGCCCGGCCCGGTCGACGAGAGGATGGCGGGGCTCTACGAGCTGCGGGCGGCGGCCTCCCTCGGCAGGACCTCGAAGCTGCTGGGCGCCCGGGGGGAGAGGATCGTTCTGGCGGCGGCCCACCTGTCCACGCACGCGGTGCGCGACCTGATGGTGCCCGCGGCCGACATCTACATGATCCCCCGGGAGAGCAGCCTCGCCGATGCCCTCGTGCTGGCGCATATGGATATGCACACGCGCTTCCCCGTCTGCGCGCGGAAAGGGGAGCCGCAGACCATCGAGGGGTACGTCAACTTCAAGGATATCGTGATGGCCCTCAGGATCAACCCGGAGGACCCCACCGTCCGGGGGATCACCCGCCCCCTCCTGCGCCTCGACGAGGGGCTCTCGGTCGCCGACGCGCTCGAACGGATGATGATGGAGAAGGCCCACATCGCGCTCATCGAGGGGCCCGGCCGCGTGATTTTGGGGATGCTGACGCTCGAGGACATCCTCGAGGAGCTCGTGGGCGAGATCGAGGACGAGTTCGACCGGGCGATGACGCACGTCAGGCCCTACGGGGCGTCGTGGATAATGGGGGGAGGGGTGCCCATGACCTCGGTCGGCGCGGCGCTGGGCCTCGACTGGGCGGCGCGGTACCCCGGCGGCGACGTCCCCACGCTCTCGGACTGGTGCGCGGAGCGGGCGGGAGGCCCGCTCGTGGGGGGTGAATGCATCGAACACGACGCGGTGCGCGTCATCCCGAGAAAGTTCAGGAGCGGGAGGATGCTCGAGGCGATCGTGAGCCGCATCGGGGCGGAGGGCCCGCCGCGTGACGACTCCCGCTGA
- a CDS encoding bifunctional oligoribonuclease/PAP phosphatase NrnA, protein MEPDRAAVREGASRWDQIIPIIERGTRFLITGHEHADGDALGSQLALAWFLTQKGKNVRAVNCDEPQRLLRFIDPDRTVEVYPPGGGAEWIGPCDAWFVVDTCALLRIGAMGELVPALSCPKITIDHHVFAEEEAFADINIIDERAVATGMLIHDLGRALGCALDRRIALALYVAIYTDSGGFIYTKISPETHRIIAELMEAGVKPYEVFDKLFQTHTAPEAALFGKALNSLRLEHGGRIAWITVTSRMYDASGADPEASENYLMNYVRAIRTVELVVLLRQVPEGRVKVSFRSKNFFRVNDLARVLGGGGHWLAAGAVVEGSLPRALEKVKAAVTREWRRQWKEWRRAAAASAEGPSPGD, encoded by the coding sequence ATGGAACCCGACAGGGCCGCGGTGCGGGAAGGGGCGTCGCGCTGGGACCAAATCATCCCGATCATCGAGAGGGGGACGCGGTTCCTGATCACCGGGCACGAGCACGCCGACGGCGACGCCCTCGGCTCGCAGCTCGCCCTCGCCTGGTTCCTCACCCAGAAGGGGAAGAATGTCCGCGCGGTGAACTGCGACGAGCCGCAGCGCCTCCTCCGGTTCATCGATCCCGACCGCACCGTCGAGGTCTACCCGCCGGGCGGCGGGGCGGAATGGATCGGCCCGTGCGACGCGTGGTTCGTCGTGGACACCTGCGCCCTGCTCCGCATCGGCGCGATGGGCGAGCTCGTCCCCGCGCTTTCCTGCCCGAAGATCACGATCGACCACCACGTCTTCGCCGAGGAGGAGGCGTTCGCCGACATCAACATCATCGACGAACGGGCGGTGGCGACCGGGATGCTCATCCATGACCTCGGGCGCGCGCTCGGGTGCGCGCTCGACCGGCGGATCGCCCTGGCCCTGTACGTCGCGATCTACACCGACAGCGGCGGCTTCATCTACACCAAGATCTCCCCGGAGACGCACCGGATCATCGCGGAACTGATGGAGGCGGGGGTGAAGCCGTACGAGGTGTTCGACAAGCTCTTCCAGACGCACACCGCCCCTGAGGCCGCCTTGTTCGGGAAGGCGCTGAACTCCCTGCGGCTGGAGCACGGGGGGAGGATCGCGTGGATCACGGTCACCAGCAGGATGTACGACGCCTCCGGCGCCGATCCCGAGGCGAGCGAGAACTACCTGATGAACTACGTGCGCGCCATCAGGACGGTCGAGCTGGTCGTCCTGCTCCGCCAGGTCCCGGAGGGGAGGGTCAAGGTGAGTTTCCGTTCGAAGAACTTCTTCCGGGTGAACGATCTCGCCCGCGTGCTCGGGGGGGGCGGCCACTGGCTCGCCGCGGGCGCGGTCGTCGAGGGGAGCCTCCCGCGCGCCCTCGAGAAGGTCAAGGCGGCCGTCACGCGGGAGTGGCGACGGCAGTGGAAGGAGTGGAGGAGGGCGGCCGCCGCCTCCGCCGAGGGCCCGTCTCCAGGCGACTGA
- a CDS encoding phospholipid carrier-dependent glycosyltransferase, with product MDTRRMTSAALLAAFCCGTLLPAVAFRGLAGMEFRTALFVRELLRHGPSLIPRLDGAPYFDYPPLYFLVAAFSSRLLGAISPLSLALPSMLAAAGTAVLVLLMGGGRRANEGLAAGAALAVTPLLLVCASQANVDAMLVFFITLALAGCRRRVLSGGRGALFVACLGLAGALCTKGPIGAAIPLCAAAAWLVARRRFRLLAGLFVPLGIFLAALAAAVAAAVCALEGREALAGILNAQLFDRVSDEANQSRLYYLGVFFGAFAPWSLLATGRLFRRLDPARADLDSFCASWFLSTLLLLSLASIKHSRYLLPAAPPVALLAASLWGDLCAPGGPPRAAAAVRLVRRCCLVLLASGAAFGALGPLLLPFASPILWAVVPAACLAPLLAPPLRRGDGAYGVFLLAAWTMAAGFAAYCQFDTPRMVAKEEARTLVREIERAADGDRIVFYRLGKDTDGLKFLYWREKDNPLAFADSLPGLAEILDEGPPSLLVVRNRDRETVEGAFGPRLRILVEGRLGKRRCAVFRTAQ from the coding sequence ATGGACACGCGCAGGATGACGAGCGCCGCCCTCCTCGCCGCCTTCTGTTGCGGCACGCTGCTCCCCGCCGTCGCGTTCAGGGGGCTGGCGGGGATGGAGTTCAGGACCGCCCTCTTCGTGCGCGAACTGCTCCGGCACGGCCCCTCCCTCATCCCCCGCCTCGACGGCGCCCCGTACTTCGACTACCCGCCCCTCTACTTCCTCGTCGCCGCCTTCTCCTCCCGGCTCCTGGGCGCGATCAGCCCGCTCTCCCTCGCCCTCCCCTCGATGCTCGCCGCGGCGGGGACCGCCGTCCTCGTCCTCCTGATGGGGGGCGGACGGCGGGCGAACGAAGGCCTGGCGGCGGGGGCCGCGCTGGCGGTCACGCCGTTGCTCCTGGTCTGCGCGTCGCAGGCGAACGTCGATGCGATGCTCGTCTTCTTCATCACCCTCGCCCTCGCGGGCTGCCGGCGGCGCGTCCTCTCCGGCGGGCGCGGTGCGCTTTTCGTCGCCTGTCTCGGCCTCGCCGGGGCGCTGTGCACCAAGGGACCGATCGGGGCGGCGATCCCGCTCTGCGCCGCGGCGGCGTGGCTCGTCGCGCGAAGAAGGTTCCGCCTCCTCGCGGGTCTTTTCGTCCCGCTCGGCATCTTCCTCGCCGCCCTTGCCGCCGCCGTCGCCGCGGCGGTGTGCGCCCTCGAGGGGCGGGAGGCGCTCGCCGGGATTTTGAACGCCCAGCTTTTCGACCGCGTCAGCGACGAGGCGAACCAGTCCCGCCTCTACTACCTCGGGGTCTTTTTCGGCGCCTTCGCCCCCTGGTCGCTCCTCGCGACGGGCCGCCTCTTCAGGCGCCTCGACCCCGCCCGCGCGGACCTGGACTCGTTCTGCGCCTCGTGGTTCCTCTCGACGCTCCTCCTCCTCTCCCTGGCGAGCATCAAGCACTCGCGCTACCTGCTCCCCGCCGCCCCGCCGGTCGCCCTCCTCGCCGCATCCCTCTGGGGCGATCTGTGCGCGCCCGGCGGGCCGCCGCGCGCGGCGGCGGCGGTGCGCCTCGTCCGGCGCTGCTGCCTCGTCCTCCTCGCCTCGGGCGCGGCGTTCGGCGCCCTCGGCCCTCTCCTGCTCCCCTTCGCCTCCCCCATCCTCTGGGCGGTCGTCCCGGCCGCGTGCCTCGCCCCGCTGCTCGCCCCCCCGCTGCGCCGCGGGGACGGCGCCTACGGCGTCTTCCTCCTCGCCGCCTGGACGATGGCGGCCGGCTTCGCCGCCTACTGTCAGTTCGACACGCCGCGGATGGTCGCGAAGGAGGAGGCCCGCACGCTCGTCCGGGAGATCGAGCGCGCGGCCGACGGGGACCGGATCGTCTTCTACCGCCTCGGGAAAGACACCGACGGCCTGAAGTTCCTCTACTGGCGGGAGAAAGACAACCCGCTTGCGTTCGCGGACTCCCTCCCCGGCCTGGCCGAGATTCTCGACGAAGGCCCGCCCTCCCTCCTCGTCGTCCGCAACCGCGACCGCGAAACGGTCGAGGGCGCCTTCGGGCCGCGTCTGCGCATCCTCGTCGAGGGACGGCTCGGCAAACGGCGGTGCGCGGTCTTCAGAACGGCGCAATAA
- a CDS encoding adenosine deaminase produces the protein MRPTPEIIKKLPKVLLHDHLDGGLRVSTIIDLARKERFPLPSEDPQELLAWFHRGANAGDLRLYLETFKVIYAALQTGEALERVAYESLLDLHADNVVYAELRFAPFFHTAKGLTHDEVMEAVLRGLRRAEGETGTRFGLIVCSMRGSQWAMPMAELAVAYRDKGAVAFDLAGDEAGNPAKKDQAAFDFCLRNNFNITIHAGEAFGAKSIWQALQYCGAHRIGHGTRLVEDFTVEEGKAVRLGTLAQYILDKRIPLECCLSSNIQTGAAESFETHPFRLFYENRFRVTLNTDNRLMSDTSMSKELGIAARVYGLTLRDLEVLTLNAMKSAFIHYRERCDIIYRSIKPAFARLDDTERGG, from the coding sequence ATGAGACCGACTCCCGAGATCATCAAGAAACTCCCCAAGGTGCTGCTGCACGACCATCTCGACGGCGGCCTGCGCGTCTCCACCATCATCGACCTGGCGCGCAAGGAGCGGTTCCCGCTCCCCTCCGAGGACCCGCAGGAGCTCCTCGCCTGGTTCCACCGCGGCGCCAACGCGGGCGACCTGCGCCTCTACCTCGAGACGTTCAAGGTCATCTACGCGGCGCTCCAGACCGGGGAGGCGCTCGAACGCGTCGCCTACGAGTCGCTCCTCGACCTCCACGCGGATAACGTCGTCTACGCGGAGCTGCGCTTCGCCCCGTTCTTCCACACCGCCAAAGGGCTCACGCACGATGAGGTGATGGAGGCGGTCCTCCGCGGCCTGCGCCGCGCGGAGGGGGAGACGGGGACGCGCTTCGGCCTCATCGTCTGCTCGATGCGCGGCAGCCAATGGGCGATGCCGATGGCCGAGCTCGCGGTCGCGTACCGGGATAAGGGCGCGGTGGCGTTCGACCTCGCGGGGGACGAGGCGGGCAACCCGGCGAAGAAGGACCAGGCGGCGTTCGACTTCTGCCTCCGCAATAACTTTAACATCACCATCCACGCCGGGGAGGCGTTCGGCGCGAAGTCGATCTGGCAGGCGCTCCAGTACTGCGGGGCGCACCGGATCGGGCACGGCACGCGTCTCGTGGAGGATTTCACCGTCGAGGAGGGGAAGGCGGTGCGGCTGGGGACGCTCGCCCAGTATATCCTCGACAAGCGCATCCCGCTGGAGTGCTGCCTGAGCAGCAACATCCAGACCGGCGCCGCCGAGAGCTTCGAGACGCACCCGTTCCGGCTCTTCTACGAGAACCGGTTCCGCGTGACCCTGAACACCGACAACCGGCTGATGAGCGATACCTCGATGAGCAAGGAGCTGGGGATCGCGGCGCGCGTCTACGGGCTCACCCTCCGCGACCTCGAGGTGTTGACGCTGAACGCGATGAAGAGCGCCTTCATCCACTACCGCGAGCGCTGCGACATCATCTACCGGTCGATCAAGCCCGCCTTTGCGCGCCTCGACGACACGGAACGCGGCGGCTGA
- a CDS encoding endonuclease III domain-containing protein produces the protein MRGRHGELLWIYRALRRRFGPQGWWPGETPLEVIVGAILTQNTAWRNVERAVAALKEARLLSVRGLAGIPRARLARLVRPSGYFNQKAAALKAFSRFLARGYGGSLARMGREPTAALREQLLAVRGIGPETADSILLYAFDRPVFVVDAYTARVLSRHGIAAPRARYGDLQRLIAARIPRRRALYNEFHALFVRVGKEFCRKTPRCGGCPLWQHRGAAGEGAAAPPKRRGGAGGAQKSGEDGNRALSRRVPCRRGAQRRA, from the coding sequence GTGAGGGGGCGGCACGGGGAGCTCCTTTGGATCTATCGGGCGCTGCGTCGCCGCTTCGGGCCTCAGGGCTGGTGGCCCGGGGAGACGCCGCTCGAGGTGATCGTCGGGGCCATCCTCACGCAGAACACCGCCTGGAGGAACGTCGAGCGCGCCGTCGCCGCCCTCAAGGAGGCGCGCCTCCTCTCGGTCCGGGGGCTCGCCGGGATCCCCCGCGCGCGCCTCGCCCGCCTCGTCAGGCCGTCCGGCTACTTCAACCAGAAGGCGGCCGCCCTCAAGGCGTTCAGCCGCTTCCTCGCGCGCGGCTACGGCGGGAGCCTCGCGAGGATGGGGAGGGAGCCGACTGCGGCGCTCCGCGAACAACTCCTCGCGGTGCGCGGCATCGGCCCCGAGACCGCGGACAGCATCCTGCTCTACGCCTTCGACAGGCCGGTCTTCGTGGTGGACGCCTACACCGCGCGCGTCCTCTCCCGGCACGGGATCGCCGCGCCCCGGGCGCGCTACGGGGATCTCCAGCGGCTCATCGCCGCGCGGATCCCGCGACGCCGCGCCCTCTACAACGAGTTCCACGCCCTCTTCGTCCGCGTCGGCAAGGAGTTCTGCCGGAAGACGCCGCGGTGCGGAGGGTGCCCGCTGTGGCAACACCGGGGCGCGGCGGGGGAGGGGGCCGCAGCGCCGCCGAAGAGACGGGGAGGGGCCGGGGGGGCGCAGAAGAGCGGGGAGGACGGGAACCGGGCGCTCAGCCGCCGCGTTCCGTGTCGTCGAGGCGCGCAAAGGCGGGCTTGA
- a CDS encoding GTPase Era yields MKFGFVALIGRPNVGKSTLLNRLVGQKLAIVTPKPQTTRDAIRGILTRPDAQIVFLDTPGLHVPRDPLGRYMVRCAQRSSGDADLACLMVEPAAAADADCASLSLLRGCRSPLFLLINKTDTVRKEALLPVIESYRGLLPFREIIPLSARTGDGVERLLRAAIELLPEGEKLFPDDFLSDQPTRFAVGEMIREKVFSFLHQEVPYGTAVRMEGMKDREDGVTVVTATIVAERESHKGMLVGRGGAMIKRIGTAARRDIEEFLGRRVFLDLRVRVVKDWKRDEELLRKLGYVQ; encoded by the coding sequence ATGAAGTTCGGATTCGTGGCCCTCATCGGACGACCCAACGTCGGGAAGTCCACGCTGTTGAATCGCCTCGTCGGGCAGAAGCTCGCCATCGTCACGCCGAAGCCGCAGACCACGCGCGACGCGATCCGCGGGATCTTGACCCGCCCCGACGCCCAGATCGTGTTTCTCGACACCCCCGGCCTCCACGTCCCCCGCGACCCGCTGGGCCGGTACATGGTTCGGTGCGCCCAGCGCTCCTCGGGCGACGCCGACCTCGCCTGTCTGATGGTTGAACCGGCGGCCGCCGCGGACGCCGACTGCGCGTCGCTCTCCCTCCTGCGGGGGTGCCGGTCGCCCCTCTTCCTCCTCATCAACAAGACCGACACGGTGCGGAAGGAGGCGCTCCTCCCCGTGATCGAATCGTACCGCGGCCTGCTGCCGTTCAGGGAGATCATCCCGCTCTCCGCGCGCACCGGGGACGGGGTGGAGCGTCTTCTCCGCGCCGCGATCGAACTCCTTCCCGAGGGGGAGAAGCTGTTCCCCGACGATTTCCTCTCCGACCAGCCGACCCGATTCGCGGTGGGCGAGATGATACGGGAGAAGGTCTTCAGCTTCCTCCACCAGGAGGTCCCCTACGGCACCGCCGTGCGGATGGAGGGGATGAAGGACCGGGAGGACGGCGTGACCGTCGTCACCGCCACGATCGTCGCGGAGCGGGAGTCGCACAAGGGGATGCTCGTCGGCAGGGGCGGGGCGATGATCAAGCGGATCGGCACCGCCGCGCGCCGCGACATCGAGGAGTTCCTCGGCCGGCGGGTCTTCCTCGACCTGCGGGTGAGGGTCGTCAAGGATTGGAAGAGGGACGAGGAGCTCCTCAGGAAGCTCGGGTACGTGCAGTGA
- a CDS encoding RNA methyltransferase → MNALMRNVSVVLVGIRNAGNIGSAARAMKNCGVDDLVLVDPPPLDVPEVRKLAWASFDIVQRARSHATIGEALGEYGFVVGATRRKGRGRRPVTDLRKALPRIAAATRRNRVAILFGREDKGLSNEELAFCQCAVSIRAARAMASLNVAQAVMVVLHELFSYGASEQAEQPPELVSQERLLHLYARIEATLAALGYGTEGDRQVLESVMRTLRRIFGRSGIADDEWRALHGICQQVEKHLGSEKER, encoded by the coding sequence ATGAACGCCCTGATGCGCAATGTCTCCGTGGTCCTCGTGGGGATCCGGAACGCCGGCAATATCGGTTCGGCGGCCCGCGCGATGAAGAACTGCGGGGTGGACGACCTCGTGCTTGTCGATCCGCCCCCCCTCGACGTCCCGGAGGTGCGGAAGCTCGCCTGGGCCTCGTTCGATATCGTGCAGCGCGCGCGCTCCCATGCGACGATCGGGGAGGCGCTCGGGGAGTACGGGTTCGTCGTGGGGGCGACGCGCCGGAAGGGGCGCGGGCGCAGGCCGGTGACGGATCTGCGGAAGGCCCTTCCCCGCATCGCCGCCGCGACGAGGCGGAACAGGGTCGCCATCCTGTTCGGGCGCGAGGACAAGGGGCTGAGCAACGAGGAGCTCGCCTTCTGCCAGTGCGCGGTGAGCATCCGGGCCGCCCGTGCGATGGCCTCCCTGAACGTCGCCCAGGCGGTGATGGTCGTCCTCCACGAGCTCTTCTCGTACGGCGCGTCGGAGCAGGCCGAGCAGCCGCCGGAGCTCGTCTCCCAGGAGCGTCTCCTGCACCTCTACGCGCGGATCGAGGCGACGCTGGCGGCGCTCGGCTACGGCACCGAGGGGGACCGGCAGGTGTTGGAGAGCGTGATGCGGACGCTCCGGAGGATCTTCGGACGCAGCGGGATCGCGGACGACGAGTGGCGCGCGCTCCACGGCATCTGCCAGCAGGTGGAGAAGCACCTCGGCTCCGAGAAGGAGCGGTAG
- a CDS encoding zinc ribbon domain-containing protein, with product MPTYEYVCGKCRRMFSIAMAITEHGRRKPACPRCGSRQARQRFAPFFAVTAKKS from the coding sequence ATGCCGACCTACGAGTATGTGTGCGGGAAGTGCCGCCGGATGTTCAGTATTGCGATGGCGATCACGGAGCACGGCAGGAGGAAGCCCGCGTGTCCGCGCTGCGGCTCACGGCAGGCCCGCCAGCGGTTTGCGCCGTTCTTCGCGGTGACGGCGAAGAAGTCCTGA